Proteins encoded together in one Xiphophorus maculatus strain JP 163 A chromosome 13, X_maculatus-5.0-male, whole genome shotgun sequence window:
- the LOC102221483 gene encoding cytochrome c oxidase subunit 6B1-like has product MSVNFEEKIKKYRTAPFDARFPNTNQTRNCYQNYLDYHRCNKVLSAKNQKTTPCEWYRRVYKSICPMAWVQKWDEQLQSGTFAGRI; this is encoded by the exons ATGTCTGTCAATTTTGAAGAGAAGATTAAGAAATACAGGACAGCTCCTTTTGATGCCCGGTTCCCCAACACCAACCAGACCCGGAACTGCTACCAGAACTACTTGG ATTACCACAGATGCAACAAAGTTCTGTCTGCTAAAAATCAGAAGACGACTCCTTGCGAGTGGTACCGCAGGGTATACAAGAGTATCTGCCCTATGGCATGG GTTCAGAAATGGGACGAGCAGCTGCAATCAGGGACTTTTGCTGGAAGAATTTGA
- the LOC111610533 gene encoding C-type lectin domain family 4 member E-like yields MAQSRSQGDSYWLGLRSSAVDGTWQWSDGTLLENRPQFWEHEPDVTGERKELCGRLTPGDNYRKSWFTSSCSGQLRRICERRQASLQ; encoded by the exons ATGGCCCAGAGCAGGAGCCAGGGAGACTCATACTGGCTCGGTCTGAGGAGCAGCGCTGTGGACGGGACCTGGCAGTGGAGTGACGGCACCCTGCTGGAGAACAGACCACA GTTTTGGGAACATGAGCCAGACGTCACAGGAGAGaggaaggagctctgtggtcgACTCACACCAGGAGACAATTACAGGAAGAGCTGGTTCACCTCCAGCTGTTCTGGTCAGCTGAGGAGAATCTGCGAGCGCAGACAAGCTTCCCTACAATGA